Proteins encoded within one genomic window of Balaenoptera ricei isolate mBalRic1 chromosome 10, mBalRic1.hap2, whole genome shotgun sequence:
- the RRP7A gene encoding ribosomal RNA-processing protein 7 homolog A, with the protein MVARRRKRAARDPEKGILSPPGYSAIPIKFSEKQQSSHYLYVREHKVREGTKSSWPQKRTLFVLNVPPYCTEECLSRLLSPCGPVQSVELQEKPDLAESPKEPKSKFFHPKPVSGFQVAYVVFQKPRGVSAALALKGPLLVSTESHPVKSGIHKWIRDYADSVPDPEALRVEVDTFMETYDEKMAEEEAKAKEEEGVPDEEGWVKVTRRGRRPVLPRTEAASLRVLEREKRKRARKELLNFYAWQHRETKMEHLAQLRKKFQEDKQRIELMRAQRKFRPY; encoded by the exons ATGGTGGCGCGCCGGAGGAAGCGTGCGGCGCGGGACCCTGAGAAGGGAATTCTGAGCCCGCCGGGCTACTCAG CCATTCCCATCAAATTCTCTGAAAAGCAGCAGTCTTCTCATTACCTCTACGTGAGAGAGCACAAAGTTCGAGAAGGCACCAAGTCTTCCTGGCCTCAGAAACGGACCCTTTTTGTCCTCAATGTGCCCCCATACTGCACAGAG GAGTGCCTGTCCCGCCTGCTGTCCCCCTGCGGCCCTGTCCAGTCGGTGGAGTTACAGGAGAAGCCGGATCTTGCTGAGAGCCCAAAGGAGCCAAAGTCAAAGTTCTTTCACCCCAAGCCAGTTTCT ggcTTCCAGGTGGCCTACGTGGTGTTCCAGAAGCCACGTGGGGTGTCAGCTGCCTTGGCCCTGAAGGGCCCTCTGCTGGTCTCGACAGAGAGTCACCCTGTGAAGAGCGGCATTCACA agTGGATCAGAGACTACGCAGACTCGGTGCCGGACCCCGAGGCCCTGAGGGTCGAGGTGGACACGTTCATGGAGACGTACGACGAGAAGATGGCTGAG GAGGAGGCTAAGgccaaggaggaggaaggggtccCCGACGAGGAGGGCTGGGTGAAGGTGACCCGCCGCGGCCGGCGGCCGGTGCTCCCGAGGACGGAGGCGGCCAGCCTGCGGGTGCTGGAGAGGGAGAAGCGGAAGCGTGCACGCAAGGAGCTGCTCAACTTCTACGCCTGGCAGCACCGCGAGACCAAGATGGAGC ATCTCGCGCAGCTGCGCAAGAAGTTCCAGGAGGACAAGCAGAGGATCGAGCTGATGCGGGCCCAGCGCAAGTTCCGACCCTACTGA